A portion of the Rhinopithecus roxellana isolate Shanxi Qingling chromosome 19, ASM756505v1, whole genome shotgun sequence genome contains these proteins:
- the RANGRF gene encoding ran guanine nucleotide release factor isoform X1 — translation MEPMRDCPLFGGAFSAILPTGAIDVSDLRPVPDNQEVFCHPVTDQSLIVELLELQAHVQGEAAARYHFEDVGGVQGARAVHVESVQPLSLENLALRGCCQEAWVLSGKQQIAKENQQVAKDVTLHQALLRLPQYQTDLLLTFNQPPPDNRSSLGPENLSPPPWSLGDFQQLVTSLTLHDPNIFGPQ, via the exons ATGGAGCCCATGAGAGACTGCCCGCTGTTCGGGGGCGCCTTTTCCGCCATCCTCCCCACGGGGGCCATTGACGTAAG CGACCTCCGACCGGTCCCGGACAATCAAGAAGTTTTCTGCCATCCCGTGACGGACCAGAGCCTGATCGTGGAACTTCTCGAGCTGCAGGCCCACGTGCAGGGTGAAGCGGCTGCCCG GTACCACTTTGAGGATGTTGGTGGCGTGCAGGGGGCTAGGGCTGTCCATGTGGAGTCTGTTCAGCCTCTCAGTTTGGAGAACCTGGCCCTGAGGGGCTGCTGTCAAGAAGCCTGGGTCCTCTCTGGCAAGCAGCAGATAGCTAAGGAAAACCAGCAG GTAGCAAAGGATGTGACACTTCATCAGGCCTTGCTGAGGCTGCCCCAGTACCAGACTGATCTCTTGCTCACCTTCAATCAGCCCCC CCCTGACAACAGGTCATCTCTTGGCCCTGAAAATCTGTCACCTCCACCCTGGAGCCTGGGTGACTTTCAACAGCTGGTGACCAGTCTGACCCTTCATGATCCCAACATCTTTGGTCCCCAGTAA
- the RANGRF gene encoding ran guanine nucleotide release factor isoform X2: protein MEPMRDCPLFGGAFSAILPTGAIDVSDLRPVPDNQEVFCHPVTDQSLIVELLELQAHVQGEAAARYHFEDVGGVQGARAVHVESVQPLSLENLALRGCCQEAWVLSGKQQIAKENQQP from the exons ATGGAGCCCATGAGAGACTGCCCGCTGTTCGGGGGCGCCTTTTCCGCCATCCTCCCCACGGGGGCCATTGACGTAAG CGACCTCCGACCGGTCCCGGACAATCAAGAAGTTTTCTGCCATCCCGTGACGGACCAGAGCCTGATCGTGGAACTTCTCGAGCTGCAGGCCCACGTGCAGGGTGAAGCGGCTGCCCG GTACCACTTTGAGGATGTTGGTGGCGTGCAGGGGGCTAGGGCTGTCCATGTGGAGTCTGTTCAGCCTCTCAGTTTGGAGAACCTGGCCCTGAGGGGCTGCTGTCAAGAAGCCTGGGTCCTCTCTGGCAAGCAGCAGATAGCTAAGGAAAACCAGCAG CCCTGA
- the SLC25A35 gene encoding solute carrier family 25 member 35 isoform X2, which yields MDFLMSGLAACGACVFTNPLEVVKTRMQLQGELQAPGTYQRHYRNVFHAFITIGKVDGLAALQKGLAPALLYQFLMNGIRLGTYGLAEAGGYLHTAEGTHSPARSAAAGAMAGVMGAYLGSPIYMVKTHLQAQAASEIAVGHQYKHQIFSPQSWKLALVAAMVSGIAVVLAMAPFDVACTRLYNQPTDAQGKGLMYRGILDALLQTARTEGIFGMYKGIGASYFRLGPHTILSLFFWDQLRSLYYTYTK from the exons ATGGACTTCTTGATGAGTGGCCTGGCAGCCTGCGGGGCCTGTGTATTCACCAATCCCCTGGAGGTGGTGAAGACCAGGATGCAGTTGCAGGGAGAACTGCAGGCCCCTGGCACATACCAGCGGCACTACCGAAATGTCTTCCATGCATTCATCACCATCGGCAAGGTGGATGGCCTGGCTGCCCTGCAGAAAGGCCTGGCCCCCGCCCTCTTATACCAGTTCCTGATGAATGGCATCCGTCTGGGCACCTATGGACTGGCTGAGGCTGGGGGCTACCTGCACACAGCCGAAGGCACCCACAGTCCTGCCCGCAGCGCAGCGGCTGGGGCCATGGCTGGGGTCATGGGAGCCTACTTGGGGAGCCCCATCTACATG GTGAAGACACATCTGCAGGCACAGGCAGCCTCAGAAATTGCTGTAGGGCACCAGTATAAGCATCAG ATCTTTTCTCCTCAGAGCTGGAAGTTGGCTCTGGTGGCTGCCATGGTGAGTGGCATTGCAGTGGTCTTGGCCATGGCACCCTTTGATGTGGCCTGCACAAGGCTCTACAACCAGCCCACAGATGCACAGGGCAAG GGCCTCATGTACCGGGGGATACTGGACGCTCTGCTGCAGACAGCTCGGACCGAGGGCATTTTTGGCATGTACAAGGGTATAGGTGCCTCCTACTTCCGCCTCGGCCCCCACAccatcctctccctcttcttctggGACCAGCTACGCTCCCTCTACTACACATACACTAAATAA
- the SLC25A35 gene encoding solute carrier family 25 member 35 isoform X1 — MDFLMSGLAACGACVFTNPLEVVKTRMQLQGELQAPGTYQRHYRNVFHAFITIGKVDGLAALQKGLAPALLYQFLMNGIRLGTYGLAEAGGYLHTAEGTHSPARSAAAGAMAGVMGAYLGSPIYMVKTHLQAQAASEIAVGHQYKHQGMFQALTEIGQKHGLVGLWRGALGGLPRVIIGSSTQLCTFSSTKDLLSQWEIFSPQSWKLALVAAMVSGIAVVLAMAPFDVACTRLYNQPTDAQGKGLMYRGILDALLQTARTEGIFGMYKGIGASYFRLGPHTILSLFFWDQLRSLYYTYTK, encoded by the exons ATGGACTTCTTGATGAGTGGCCTGGCAGCCTGCGGGGCCTGTGTATTCACCAATCCCCTGGAGGTGGTGAAGACCAGGATGCAGTTGCAGGGAGAACTGCAGGCCCCTGGCACATACCAGCGGCACTACCGAAATGTCTTCCATGCATTCATCACCATCGGCAAGGTGGATGGCCTGGCTGCCCTGCAGAAAGGCCTGGCCCCCGCCCTCTTATACCAGTTCCTGATGAATGGCATCCGTCTGGGCACCTATGGACTGGCTGAGGCTGGGGGCTACCTGCACACAGCCGAAGGCACCCACAGTCCTGCCCGCAGCGCAGCGGCTGGGGCCATGGCTGGGGTCATGGGAGCCTACTTGGGGAGCCCCATCTACATG GTGAAGACACATCTGCAGGCACAGGCAGCCTCAGAAATTGCTGTAGGGCACCAGTATAAGCATCAG GGCATGTTTCAGGCGCTAACCGAGATTGGCCAGAAACATGGTCTGGTGGGGTTGTGGCGTGGGGCTCTGGGCGGCCTGCCCCGAGTTATCATCGGTTCCTCCACCCAGCTGTGCACCTTCTCATCCACCAAGGACCTCCTGAGCCAGTGGGAG ATCTTTTCTCCTCAGAGCTGGAAGTTGGCTCTGGTGGCTGCCATGGTGAGTGGCATTGCAGTGGTCTTGGCCATGGCACCCTTTGATGTGGCCTGCACAAGGCTCTACAACCAGCCCACAGATGCACAGGGCAAG GGCCTCATGTACCGGGGGATACTGGACGCTCTGCTGCAGACAGCTCGGACCGAGGGCATTTTTGGCATGTACAAGGGTATAGGTGCCTCCTACTTCCGCCTCGGCCCCCACAccatcctctccctcttcttctggGACCAGCTACGCTCCCTCTACTACACATACACTAAATAA